One genomic window of Meles meles chromosome 3, mMelMel3.1 paternal haplotype, whole genome shotgun sequence includes the following:
- the BHMT gene encoding betaine--homocysteine S-methyltransferase 1: MAPVGGKKAKRGILERLNSGEVVIGDGGFVFALEKRGYVKAGPWTPEAAVEHPEAVRQLHREFLRAGSNVMQTFTFYASEDKLENRGNYVAEKISGQKVNEAACDIARQVADEGDALVAGGVSQTPSYLSCKSEMEVKKVFQQQLDVFLKKNVDFLIAEYFEHVEEAVWAVEALKTSGKPVAATMCIGPEGDLHGVSPGECAVRLVKAGASIVGVNCHFDPTISLQTVKLMKEGLEAARLKAHLMSQPLAYHTPDCNKQGFIDLPEFPFGLEPRVATRWDIQKYAREAYNLGVRYIGGCCGFEPYHIRAIAEELAPERGFLPPASEKHGSWGSGLDMHTKPWIRARARKEYWENLRIASGRPYNPSMSKPDAWGVTKGTAELMQQKEATTEQQLKELFEKQKFKSAQ; encoded by the exons GGCATCCTAGAACGTTTAAACTCTGGAGAAGTTGTGATTGGAGATGGAGGGTTTGTCTTCGCACTGGAGAAGAGGGGCTATGTGAAGGCAGGCCCCTGGACCCCAGAGGCTGCTGTGGAACACCCAGAAGCAG TTCGCCAGCTTCATCGAGAGTTCCTCAGAGCTGGATCCAATGTCATGCAAACCTTCACCTTTTATGCAAGTGAAGACAAGCTGGAGAACAGGGGAAACTATGTTGCAGAGAAAATATCT GGGCAGAAAGTCAATGAAGCTGCTTGTGATATTGCCCGGCAAGTGGCTGATGAGGGAGACGCTTTGGTGGCAGGAGGCGTGAGTCAAACGCCTTCGTACCTCAGCTGCAAGAGTGAAATGGAAGTTAAAAAAGTATTTCAGCAACAGTTAGATGTCTTTCTGAAGAAGAATGTGGACTTCTTGATTGCTGAG TATTTTGAGCATGTTGAAGAGGCTGTGTGGGCAGTGGAAGCCTTGAAGACATCTGGGAAACCCGTGGCAGCAACCATGTGCATCGGCCCAGAGGGGGATTTGCACGGCGTGAGCCCCGGCGAGTGTGCAGTGCGCCTGGTTAAAGCAG GAGCGTCCATCGTTGGCGTGAACTGCCATTTTGACCCCACAATCAGTTTACAAACAGTGAAGCTCATGAAAGAAGGCTTGGAGGCTGCCCGACTAAAAGCCCACCTGATGAGTCAGCCGTTGGCCTACCACACTCCTGACTGCAACAAACAGGGATTTATCGACCTACCAGAATTCCCCTTCG GACTGGAGCCCAGAGTTGCAACCAGATGGGATATACAAAAATATGCCAGAGAGGCCTACAACCTGGGGGTCAGGTACATTGGTGGGTGCTGTGGATTTGAGCCCTACCACATCCGGGCGATTGCAGAGGAGCTGGCCCCAGAAAGGGGATTTTTGCCACCAGCTTCGGAAAAGCATGGCAGCTGGGGAAGTGGTTTGGACATGCACACCAAACCGTGGATTAGAGCAAG GGCCAGGAAGGAATACTGGGAGAATCTTCGGATAGCCTCAGGCAGGCCATACAACCCTTCGATGTCGAAACCCGACGCCTGGGGAGTGACCAAAGGAACGGCTGAGCTGATGCAGCAGAAAGAAGCCACAACTGAGCAGCAGCTGAAAGAgctttttgaaaaacagaaatttaaatctGCCCAGTAG